The segment TAAGTTGATTAAAAACTTGAATAGTTTGGTAATTCCGTAATACACTTGTATTTTTACATGTTATCTAATATATAAATCAACAGTGACATCGATTTCTTAATCAAGTTGAAATTTTCACTATTATGTAACAAGGTACACAGTATCGAGCCGCAGCATGGTAAAAGCATATGGTACATTAGGGTGCCCCAAACAAAAGTtgtgttgaaattaaaatgttaattgatTTTTAGGGACCGTTTCCAATTTGTTGAACTAGatcaaaatgtaaaaatgtaatttatgcagtttttaatatacaaacatttttgcgaaaataaaaacatactaTAATTAGGTCCTCCGAAATAAAAAGTgcttaaaaatgtatttgttcgGCGTGTATGGAATTAAAggaatccaaaaaaataaagttaagtgTTATAGATTCGAGTGCCTCCGTATGGAGAGTATTTAGTTAATTGGAAATGAACTGGAAAAAAGGTTGATATGGGCAATTTACAGTTTTCAtgataatcatatttttttgtaggtctatgatcaatatttcgatgtgtaaCACTTTTCTGATTATCATGAAAACTGTAAATTGCCCATATCAACCTtagcaattaaaatattatagtaatgaataataaaattttttccagtTCATTTCCAATCAACTAAATACTCTCCATACGGAGGCACTCTAATATTCATATTTCAGACTAATCCCATAGATAATACATTTCAAATTTCTGCTGctattaaacaaacaattagATATAATATTTCTTTGATTATAACTAAGTATACTATaactaaatgatttttattatcaattacctaaaaaacaaacatttccaTAAATCATATAttagtgctccaagcttgtatgaaggaaaataaatttatcctacaggccgtccccccactagaattgttctatgggttataaaaataagttgtgcaaaaatttaggtcaataggactacgttaactggtgccgcaacggctctgaagtttgaagatgcatttacaaggggaaaatatgcatttttttagtattttattgtcaaggaatcgtaatgtacacagaattagcgttacaaaaagataaaaaacacaaaaattggttgaaaaatgtaaaagttattaaaaattccccaggccattatcgtatctcagagcacttgaattcgaaatgtgataaaaaataaacatatttttgaaaatattctaataaaacaattgtattacttaaaatacatctgtagttactgtagttacttgaatatgagtttttgtccttataaaataacgtaaacctgttctcagctatggtcgaaaaattttaatatttttaacggtcctttcaaaattcaaattttagtttttttgatactttgttaaacaaatttcaatatttttgggagaactcatagggatttatggacaacagattagggaataaaacagtaaaaaaatacctcagtcaatacctcttatagtttgcctgtacttgcaatttgaattcatttttagtccacatatttctgaataaaaatCATGAGTTTTGTGCAATTTGGACgtcattaacccataaactttaaaggtcaaaagtcaaattttgtaatatttgcaatttttgatggtaactagtcgaaattgttctATCTAAATGTTACAGGATCCATAAATATTTCACATTCAAATGTATGAACAATGACATACATATGAGACTCTatacataaaacaatatttttataagctcaatttattttttcattacattcaaaaactttgtaatgaaattttaaatgaaacatatatatgtacgaggtaaaaacaaaaatatagtttGTTATCAATATATTTCtgattaataaaaagaaatgcgTAATCTGACGACTTATtcgataattaaaatattgattttttgatttattgtaTTAGTATTATATATGTCAATAGGTATTATGTTTATACCAATTCGTTTGTAATCCAAGAGGCATAATAAACCACATTACTGAAAATATCTGGATAACGCGATCCGCATGCACCCACAATGAAACTGCTAACaccaattaatttatttttaaaaacagcaCCATTGCCAGCGTCGCCGATACAACTTCCCTTCTTTAAATCATGCGCTAAGCAAATTGTAGAATTTTCCTTTCCACTAAAAGCATCCTCGCACACCTCCTCAGTGGCAATATCAAATGATATTGTGTGAAGTTTATGTGATGATACGTCAGATGATTGATCACCCCATCCAGCCACCTTAACTGATTCACCGGCAGTAGGTTCGTCTGTGGAAGAGGTAGCTATATCTATCATAGCAATGCGATCCGTCCATTCTAAAGTCAATTCTAATGTCAAAACTGCAATATCATTTTTAACGCCGCCGTAATTAGGATGTACTGAGACACCAGAAATATAATACAGTTTACCACCAGAAAATTGGTTTGTACTTCCAACACGTACAGCCAAACGATTTTGAGaaactctaaaaataaaaaaacaatataatatgaCTTATTCATACTTATGATACAATTTACAtacgttttattattttcaacgaCACAATGTGCTGCCGTTAAAATGGATCTTTTTCCAATAATTGAACCGCCACAAATATGGGCGCCATCCAATCTCACGGAAGCCACATATCCGAAACCATTTTTGGAAGCTTCTTCTCCACCCCAAATTCGAGAAGTGGGTTGTGCCAATGTAGAAATGATAAAAATTCCTATAAGTGAAAGTATTAAACGTGCAGACCCCATCGTGTTTTATTTGCTACTAATTTTTAATTGGGTTCTAAGTCTTCAAgtacaattttataatatattgacTATTGAATAAAAACGATAATAGAATTGCCcaataatgtttattaattaactaataacaagttgtaaatacatatacatatgtacaaatattAGAAGTGCCCAAAAATATCGAATTTGTTTGGagggattttgttttatttattagtttactAGTAAATTTCACCCCAATTGGGTAATGCCGGAAATCTATTGAAGAgcgtcaaatattttttttaatttcttcaaaaaataagccattaaaattaattttttttacatttcgacaaaatttgtatttatctaTCCAACAATATCGATCGACAACTAACAAAGTTtctaaatgttttacaaaacaataataatgttattattatccAATTTTACACTTTTCCCGTTATCCGATTGGACTTAAATTTAACGCCAGTTAGTTTTAAAtactaataaacaaaatgagACCCATTCAAACAAGATCGATATTTTTTGGGCACCACTCTAATGTATCTGCTTACCATTAATTTGAAGTAACATGGTAATAACtcaaaaatatactttagtATATGAGATTTGAAATAATCGGTTTTGGttcaattataaagaaaattaaaattttctctcaGATCAACTTATAATAGTGAAATTTAACATCAAATGGTGgactttaaattattataaaattattacgtAAAATCGTAATGTATACAAAACTAGATTTTTATACCCGGCGTTGCCCGGGGTTTTAATTGGTTTAATTGATTTAGAACAGAAAAATTGGTCTCAAAGCCCAAAAGTAGTTTTTCCCCcttttgtcctattttttgtccCCTTTTGGTCCAATTATCGCAACAGAACTGTGATGATTCATAtttctaaaactttaaaaagtttattgaaatatattttggctTAAGTAAAGACAACAATTGATATTTATGctcaaaagtacaaattttgaCCGCTTTTCACccattttattccatttttgcgCCCTCCTAGTTCAAGTTTTTGAAGTTTGAAGGATAGAATTTTAAGCTTTTCTATCTTCTTGGAAGGAcaatcctaatatatattacaAATCTCTTTATAAgtctgttcgtttgtttgtttgttcgtcaatcacgcctaaacggctgaaccgattttcttaaaatttggaaCGTTCttcttattataaacaaaattataatattttacttcTTTGAACTCAATTCTTTGTAAAggtttttatcaaatattataaatcatttctttttatgtgaaatccttttctatataaagaaattatgttaatttatttttatgtttttaagattttgcaaCAAATTCAAGTTACTTAGGAAACAATGTTCCTTAAAACTATTATTTCAAAGATATATTTTCAAGAATCagatctaaatttttttgactAACAAATAATAACCTCAAATTACTTGAACAACAATTTGtgataacattatttttagttatttattggCACAAATTGACCTAATCCCGAAATAACTATGAGAGTTATTGAGgccattatttttatagaaatcaaaTAAAGTTATTTGAGTTGTTACTATTTTGTtagaaataaacaatatatcgattagtttttgaaaatattttctattaatctTATCTTATCTACTTTTAAgtagtacatacatacttatgagTGTACTACTGAAATATGGTGCAATTTTTGATGTCACAATATGAATAATTTATGATACAAGGATTTAACaatgttattttaaactaaaaatttgaaCTACAGGTTTTCGTGTATCCGTACTTGTCATAcctgtagttttttatttaattgacaCCGTGCTAAAAATTTCAACACTGCAATTTTTGACTAAATGTGTAGAACTAACGAGAGTTTAATCCTGAAAGAAGTATAAAATctaagttttcaaatttttttgaactttttaaaacaaaatattacttCGTTCGATTTATTATTATCttcaaaaatgttcattaaaatctattcaaaacttacaatatgatattttcattcctgacagtaaaattagtaaactattttctttaatactgtTTGAGTTCTtcttcttttgatttttgctcattctcattcaagtttttttaaacGCTTACCTCATGAACAGTTTGTCGTAAACAATGTCGAACTTTTCCAGCACTATTCCTTTGTAGCCTACAgaaataatgattttaacataggttgttcatcttttttatttgattccaaattcattacttctgaagtcattaaattttgcaattattgctATAAGAACTATGAGAACTATAACAGGATTCCATCCCGAAAGTGGAATTATGTccgttttttaaatgaattaaaaagactttttggaataaaaccactattaatttttaaaatcggatttaaataattatgttttttatatttaataaatttaataaatatttttaataattaataaaattttagatcggAATGCTATTTTGGAACAGGTATgtatatattatctttataagaaataaatacgttttattttgctgtctttagtataaagTGTCCATCCTTCaggtttatgtttaatttaatttaatagtaGATACTAGactattcaa is part of the Lucilia cuprina isolate Lc7/37 chromosome 3, ASM2204524v1, whole genome shotgun sequence genome and harbors:
- the LOC111690958 gene encoding trypsin beta, which produces MGSARLILSLIGIFIISTLAQPTSRIWGGEEASKNGFGYVASVRLDGAHICGGSIIGKRSILTAAHCVVENNKTVSQNRLAVRVGSTNQFSGGKLYYISGVSVHPNYGGVKNDIAVLTLELTLEWTDRIAMIDIATSSTDEPTAGESVKVAGWGDQSSDVSSHKLHTISFDIATEEVCEDAFSGKENSTICLAHDLKKGSCIGDAGNGAVFKNKLIGVSSFIVGACGSRYPDIFSNVVYYASWITNELV